The Myxococcota bacterium region CCAGCGCGTGGATCTCGGGCCCGATCTCGGCGGCCAGCGCCTCGTGCACCATGCGGTGGCGCGCGAGCCGTGCCGCGCCGCGGAAGCGCTCCGAGACCAGCCGCACGCGGAAGTGACCCGCGCCGCCCGCGGCGCCGGCGTGGCCGCGGTGCTTCTGGCTCTCGTCGGCGACCTCGAGCTCGAGCGGCGCGAAAGCCGCGCGCAGCAGTGCTTCGATGCGCGTGCGCCGGTCCACGACTCCCGAGACTATCTCGTGCGCTCAGTCCCCGCGAGAGTCGGAGAGCACCGTGCGGATCTGCGTCACCTGCGCGTTGATCTCGGCCAGCGAAGCCGCGGCGCCGCTCGCGAAGTCACGCGTCTTCTGGGCGGCCGCGCGCACCGAGTCGACCTTGCGCCGCAGCGAGCCGGCGCCCGTGGAGGCGTGGGCCGCATTGCGGGCGATCTCGTTGGTGCCGCTCGACAGCTCGTCGGTGGTGCGCGCCACGCCCTGGGTGGTGCTGGCCGCGCGCTGAACTGAGCTCGTGATCTCGTCGGCGCGGCCCGCCGCCGTGCCGACCGAGGAGCTGATCTCGGCGCTGGTCGCCGTCTGCTCCTCGACCGCCGTGGCGATGGTCTGCGTGGCCTCGCGCATGGTCTGGATGATCGCGCCGATGCGCTCGATCGAGCTCACCGCGCCCTCGGTCGTGCGCCGGATGCCGTCGACCTTGCTCGCGATCTCCTCGGTCGCCGCACCGGTCTGGCGCGCCAGCTCCTTGACCTCGTTCGCGACCACAGCGAAGCCCTTGCCCGCGTCGCCCGCGCTCGCGGCCTCGATCGTGGCGTTCAGCGCCAGGAGGTTGGTCTGGTCGGCGATGTCGTTGATCACGTCGACCACGCGCCCGATCTCGCGCGCCGCGGTGCCGAGCACCGCCACGGTCTGGTTGGTCTCCTCGGCGAGCCGCGCGGCCTGCACCGCGACGTCGGCCGAGTGGTGACAGCTCGAGGACACGTCGCGCAGCGAGGCGCTCATCTCCTCGACCGCGGTGTTCACCGAGCGGATCGAGTCATTGAAGGTCTCGATCGCGGACACCGCCGAGCTCATGTGCTCCGACACCGCGCCCGCGCCCTTGGCCACGTCGCGCACGTTGACGCTCGACTCCTCGACCGCGGCCGCCACGGCCTGGATGGCCGAGATGGTGGTCTCGCTGGCGTCGTGCATCTCCTCGGTGTCGCGCAACAGGCCCGCCGCGGCCTGCTCGAGCGTGTCGGTCGCCGGCTGGAGCGCGCCGCACACGCGGCCCAGCGCGTCGGCGGCAGCGCGCACGCGCAGGGCGTCGGAGCGCAGCGGCGCGACGAGGGCGTCGCTGCCTTCGAGGATGCTGCGCAGCTCGCCGGGCGGCAGCGTGTTCGACAGGCGCTTGAGCAGCGCGTCGTCGCCGGCTTCGAAGGCGGCGGCCGCGTCTTCCAGCGGCAAGAGCAGCGCGCCGCGCAGCCAGATCCAGATGCCCGCCACCGAGCCGAGCGCCACCAGGCACAGCGCCAGGTGCAGCGCGTCGCCCCACGACGCCGGGCCCAGCTCAGCCGCGCCGAACAGGCCGCCGAGCACGGCCAATGACGCGAGCGCCGCGAGATTGAGCTTGCGCGAGGTGCTGCTGCGCCGGGTCATGCGCTGGCCTCGACGCACTGGAGGATCTTGGTCGCCAGTGTCTCGGGTTGGAAGGGCTTGGTGAGATAGTGCTTGGCGCCGGCCTCGATGGCCTCGATCATCTTGCGGCGCTCGGACTCGGTAGTGAGCATGATCACGGGGATCTTCGAGAGACCCGGCCGGTCCTTCACCGCGCGCAGGAACTCGATGCCGTTCATCTCGGGCATGTTCCAGTCGAGCAGGATCAGCTGCACGTCGTCGTGCTCCTTCAGCCGCTCGAAGGCCTCGATGCCGTTGCCCGCGGGCACGGCTTCGTGACCCAACATCTCGAGGATCTGCTCGATGACCTTGCGCATGATCGCGGAGTCGTCGACGACCAACACCTTCATCTCACGCTTCCTTCAAGCGGTAGTACGTGGACCGTCCGTGCCGGACGACCGTGAAATCGCCGCTGTACAGCTCGAGTGTCTCGGTGGCGCCCGCGGCCAGGGTGCCCTCCGCGCGCATGACGTCGCGCGTCTTGGCCAGGATGTTCCGCTTCCAGGCAGCGGCGAAGTAGATCAGCACGTTGCGCAGCAGCACGATGTCGTACACGCCCAGGTTCCCGAACGAGTCGAGCAGGTTCATGCGCTTGAAGCGCACCAGCTTGCGCACGTCGTCGCGCAGCACCGAGATCCGGCCGTCGCGCTCGAAATAGTCCTCGCGCAGGCGCAGCGGCAGGCCGCGGCGCATGGAGATCGGGTCGTAACGGCCGGCTTCGGCGATCGCGAGCGCGTTGCGGCTGATGTCGGTGGCGAGGATGTCGAAGCTGTCGGCGCGGAAGCCGCGCAGCTCCCCGGCGCGCTCCATCTCCTTCAGCATCAGCGCGATCGTGTACGGCTCCTGGCCCGTGGAGCTGGCGGCCGACCAGATCGACACGCGCGCGCGGCCGTCCTGGCGCGCGCGCTCGAGTGAGTCGGGGATCACGACCTGGCGCATCGTCTCCCAGAACGGCATGTCGCGGAACCACGACGTCTCGTTCGTGGTCATGTCGTCGATGATGCGGTCGCGCAGCGTGGCGCCTGCGCTCTTGGCCTTGTGGTAGAACTCGCCGAAGC contains the following coding sequences:
- a CDS encoding BolA family protein — its product is MDRRTRIEALLRAAFAPLELEVADESQKHRGHAGAAGGAGHFRVRLVSERFRGAARLARHRMVHEALAAEIGPEIHALALDLAAPDEVTR
- a CDS encoding methyl-accepting chemotaxis protein, whose protein sequence is MTRRSSTSRKLNLAALASLAVLGGLFGAAELGPASWGDALHLALCLVALGSVAGIWIWLRGALLLPLEDAAAAFEAGDDALLKRLSNTLPPGELRSILEGSDALVAPLRSDALRVRAAADALGRVCGALQPATDTLEQAAAGLLRDTEEMHDASETTISAIQAVAAAVEESSVNVRDVAKGAGAVSEHMSSAVSAIETFNDSIRSVNTAVEEMSASLRDVSSSCHHSADVAVQAARLAEETNQTVAVLGTAAREIGRVVDVINDIADQTNLLALNATIEAASAGDAGKGFAVVANEVKELARQTGAATEEIASKVDGIRRTTEGAVSSIERIGAIIQTMREATQTIATAVEEQTATSAEISSSVGTAAGRADEITSSVQRAASTTQGVARTTDELSSGTNEIARNAAHASTGAGSLRRKVDSVRAAAQKTRDFASGAAASLAEINAQVTQIRTVLSDSRGD
- a CDS encoding response regulator, whose product is MKVLVVDDSAIMRKVIEQILEMLGHEAVPAGNGIEAFERLKEHDDVQLILLDWNMPEMNGIEFLRAVKDRPGLSKIPVIMLTTESERRKMIEAIEAGAKHYLTKPFQPETLATKILQCVEASA
- a CDS encoding protein-glutamate O-methyltransferase CheR — protein: MNVPSLERHEFDLLRGLIETWCGISLEDAKMYLVETRLREVVVETGCSSFGEFYHKAKSAGATLRDRIIDDMTTNETSWFRDMPFWETMRQVVIPDSLERARQDGRARVSIWSAASSTGQEPYTIALMLKEMERAGELRGFRADSFDILATDISRNALAIAEAGRYDPISMRRGLPLRLREDYFERDGRISVLRDDVRKLVRFKRMNLLDSFGNLGVYDIVLLRNVLIYFAAAWKRNILAKTRDVMRAEGTLAAGATETLELYSGDFTVVRHGRSTYYRLKEA